ATTAGATATGGGATGACATTCTAACTGGAAAAGCTGTGGAGGACTGTTCAGTACTTTCAACATTCCTTGTTATTTCTTTTGCTGACTTGAAAAAGTGGACTTTCAACTACTGGTTTGCTTTCCCGGCTCTGATGCTTGATCCTCCTGCCACTGTGGTTAATCTAAAGCCAGCTTCTCAGTGGTTCAGCGCAGCAGAGGTTCTTTGAGTTTCATTATTCTCCACTCAATACATTTGTTTCATTATACCATTACTTTCTTCGGttttaacattatttgtttTGTGGAATGCCAGGCTGAATCACTCTCTGCAGCTTGTAACGAGTGGCGTAGCTCAAAATCAAAAACAGGTATAGATCTCTTAATTTCCTTTCCTCAAACATCTGGAGCAATCTCATTAGTCCGTTCTGATGTTTTCTCTTAACTTGGCTTGCGTTGCCTAATAATAAAGAATATGTGGCAGATGTCCCGTTTTTTTTAGTCACTATAGATCCAAACTCACGTGCTACTGTTAGGCTTCTGAAGGACTGGGAAGCATGTCAGAGCAATGCTCACAAGGTCTCTTACTTTACTTTAACTCTGGTTATAATAATTAAAGGTTTAATTGAATTTCTGGTCGTTCTGGTTTAGACTTCGAGTCTTCGAGTGATTTTAGTCCCCCAAGTTTTTTTCGAGCTAATCAAGCCCcttgaattttcaaattaagcAAATTTAGTCTCTCcgttgattttcttctatttaataaccccaaattattatttttatcctaaTAGTTGGTGATTTATGATGGATTTGAGATATGGAATGATTTTAAAGTTTAGAAGAAATTTAGTGGAAACTTGATAAAATTTAAGGAATTCTATAAGATGTAAGATTAGAGTTTAGAAgaggattttttttagattttttatgttttggatGGAATTTAATGTTTTGGTTGATAAGTTTTGAGTAGAAGATAATTTAATTGTTTCAACTTGTAAAAATTTTGAGTATAAAATGAGAATTTAAAGATTTTAGgaagaataaaatttatgagGGGACCAAATTTCCTTAATTTTAAGCTTGATTAGCTCGAAGAAAAATTGAGGGACCAAAATTGCATACAGTCCAGACTAGAAGGATCACAAGTGTAATTAATCCATAATTAAATGCAGTCCTTATGAAATTGCTTTTTGAATGTGAAACTATATATGTCCTTTTATGAAATTTACCAGATTCTATTGGCAGATCCTTTTTGGATTTTATGACCCATGTCATCTACCAAATAATCCTGGATGGCCTCTTCGCAACTTCTTAGCACTTATTTCTGCGAGGTGGAATCTCAACTCTGTTCAATTTTTCTGCTACAGAGAGAACCGTGGTTTTGCAGATATGAGGTTGTCCCTTGTTGGTGAAGCACTGATAACAGTTCCACAAGGTAGAGCTGCATTGATTGTGTAACCACTAACTGCTTGTTGAtatctcttttaatttgtttattgggTTTCTAACTTGGAAAGAGTAATTATAGGGTGGAAAGACACTGTGCCTAGTGCAGTTGGATGGGAACTTAATAAGGGGAGAAAAGCTCCTAGGTGTATAAGCCTTGCGCAGTCCATGGATCCAACCAGGTTTCTTGCCTgcttttttttccctcttatCTCTCTTTCTCCCTCACCCTTTTGATCTTTCACTCCTGTAGTGCTACTTGTTTGTCAGCTTTGCTATTTTTTGTATTATCATCTTTTTTCCAGGTTGGCCATATCTGCTGCAGATTTGAATTTAAAGCTGATGAGGTGGCGTGCTTTGCCTTCTTTAAACTTGAATGCCTTATCTTCCATGAAGTGTCTTCTCCTCGGAGCTGGAACACTTGGATGCCAGGTTGCGCGCATGCTTATGGTGAGTGTTCAGAGAATCCTATTGTTGCTTTTATCCTTCAATTTGTGATAACTGAAAAAACTATTGCTCGTGCAGGCATGGGGTGTTCGAAAAATTACTCTAGTTGACAATGGAAGGGTGGCTATGTCTAACCCATTGAGGCAGTCTCTTTATACTTTGGATGACTGTCTTAATGGTGGGGAATTTAAAGCTACAGCAGCAGTTGAAAGTCTTAAACGGATATTTCCAGCAGTGGTAAATCATCAATCCCTAAGACTTTATTTATGCTAAACCtgataatcacatttttttcattactgcatgctttttgttcttttttcagGAAGCAGAAGGCATTGTTATGGCTATACCAATGCCTGGACATCCAGTACAAAGCCAGGAACAGGACAGTGTGCTTGATGATTGTAAACGTTTGTGTGATTTAATTGATGCTCATGATTCCGTTTTTTTATTGACTGATACAAGGGAAAGTCGATGGCTCCCAACACTTCTCTGTGCCAATACTAACAAGGTTGGGTCAGTTTATTCTCATAAATGGCCCATATGTCACTAATTATATCACTGGTTAATAAGATTCACATTTTAAACTGAAGCATATGCTATGATTGTTATCCAATCTATAGTTTGATTGGGTATTTTTAACTTACATGCTTACACATTTATTATTATCCATCAATCTGCAGATTACTGTTACTGCTGCATTGGGGTTTGATAGTTTCTTGGTTATGCGCCATGGAGCTGGTCCTTT
Above is a window of Glycine soja cultivar W05 chromosome 12, ASM419377v2, whole genome shotgun sequence DNA encoding:
- the LOC114378217 gene encoding ubiquitin-like modifier-activating enzyme atg7, yielding MEALLQFAPMQSSVDEGFWHRLSSLKLNKLGIDDSPIPLFGFYAPCSHSQVSNHLTVLAESLPSELSEASLIPEPSRGNRNRCSVPGILYNTNTVESFHALDKSDLLKKEAAKIWDDILTGKAVEDCSVLSTFLVISFADLKKWTFNYWFAFPALMLDPPATVVNLKPASQWFSAAEAESLSAACNEWRSSKSKTDVPFFLVTIDPNSRATVRLLKDWEACQSNAHKILFGFYDPCHLPNNPGWPLRNFLALISARWNLNSVQFFCYRENRGFADMRLSLVGEALITVPQGWKDTVPSAVGWELNKGRKAPRCISLAQSMDPTRLAISAADLNLKLMRWRALPSLNLNALSSMKCLLLGAGTLGCQVARMLMAWGVRKITLVDNGRVAMSNPLRQSLYTLDDCLNGGEFKATAAVESLKRIFPAVEAEGIVMAIPMPGHPVQSQEQDSVLDDCKRLCDLIDAHDSVFLLTDTRESRWLPTLLCANTNKITVTAALGFDSFLVMRHGAGPLSADMPVNNANGKHRLGCYFCNDVVAPTDSTSNRTLDQQCTVTRPGLAPIASALAVELLVGILHHPQGIFAEGDINNSVTGATEQPLGILPHQIRGSLSQFSQMTLIGYSSSSCTACSHTVVSEYRNQGMEFILQAINYPTFLEDVTGLTELMKSATSLSLDWDKEIDEEEDCVEIQ